The following are from one region of the Ochotona princeps isolate mOchPri1 chromosome 4, mOchPri1.hap1, whole genome shotgun sequence genome:
- the CCKBR gene encoding gastrin/cholecystokinin type B receptor, translating to MELLKLNRSAQGSGPGPVASLCRPGGPLLNSSGAGNLSCEPPRIRGAGTRELELAIRITLYAVIFLMSVGGNVLIIVVLGLSRRLRTVTNAFLLSLAVSDLLLAVACMPFTLLPNLMGTFIFGTVICKAVSYLMGVSVSVSTLSLVAIALERYSAICRPLQARVWQTRSHAARVILATWLLSGLLMVPYPVYTAVQPVGPRVLQCVHRWPSARVRQTWSVLLLLLLFFVPGVVMAVAYGLISRELYLGLRFDTDNDESQSRVRSQGGLPGGAAPGPVHQNGRCRPETSLAGEDGDGCYVQLPRARPALELSALTAPTPGPGPGPRPAQAKLLAKKRVVRMLLVIVVLFFMCWLPVYSANTWRAFDGPGAHRALSGAPISFIHLLSYVSACVNPLVYCFMHRRFRQACLDTCARCCSRPPRARPRPLPDEDPPTPSIASLSRLSYTTISTLGPG from the exons ATGGAGCTGCTGAAGCTGAACCGGAGCGCTCAGGGATCCGGACCCGGACCGGTGGCTTCCCTGTGCCGCCCGGGTGGACCCCTTCTCAACAGCAGCGGTGCAGGCAACCTCAGCTGCGAGCCCCCGCGCATCCGCGGAGCCGGGACACGAG AATTGGAGCTGGCCATTAGAATCACGCTTTACGCAGTCATCTTTCTGATGAGCGTTGGAGGAAACGTCCTCATCATTGTGGTCTTGGGACTGAGCCGCCGCCTGAGGACTGTGACCAACGCCTTCTTGCTCTCGCTGGCAGTCAGCGACCtcctgctggctgtggcctgcATGCCCTTCACGCTCCTGCCCAATCTGATGGGCACATTCATCTTTGGCACAGTCATCTGCAAGGCCGTTTCCTACCTCATGG GGGTATCTGTGAGTGTGTCCACGCTAAGCCTCGTAGCCATCGCCCTGGAGCGGTACAGCGCCATCTGCCGACCACTGCAGGCGCGGGTGTGGCAGACACGCTCCCACGCGGCTCGTGTGATCTTAGCCACGTGGCTGTTGTCCGGACTGCTCATGGTGCCCTATCCTGTGTACACCGCCGTGCAGCCAGTGGGGCCCCGTGTATTGCAGTGCGTGCACCGCTGGCCCAGTGCACGGGTCCGCCAGACCTG GTCGgtactgctgctcctgctcctgttcTTCGTCCCTGGGGTGGTCATGGCGGTGGCCTACGGGCTCATCTCACGTGAGCTCTACCTAGGGCTTAGGTTTGACACCGACAACGACGAGAGCCAAAGCCGGGTCCGAAGCCAAGGAGGGTTGCCTGGTGGGGCTGCCCCAG GTCCTGTCCACCAGAATGGGCGTTGCCGTCCGGAAACGAGCCTGGCTGGCGAGGATGGTGATGGTTGCTATGTGCAGCTTCCACGGGCCCGGCCTGCCCTGGAGCTGTCGGCGCTGACCGCGCCCACTCCTGGACCAGGACCCGGGCCCCGACCAGCCCAGGCCAAGCTGCTGGCCAAGAAGCGCGTGGTGCGCATGTTGCTAGTGATCgttgtgctttttttcatgtgttggCTGCCAGTATACAGCGCCAACACGTGGCGTGCCTTTGACGGCCCAGGTGCGCACCGTGCCCTCTCGGGGGCTCCCATCtccttcatccacttgctgagctACGTCTCGGCCTGCGTCAATCCCCTGGTCTACTGTTTCATGCATCGCCGCTTTCGCCAGGCCTGTTTGGACACGTGTGCCCGCTGTTGCTCCCGGCCGCCACGAGCTCGCCCCAGGCCTCTTCCAGACGAagaccctcccaccccctccattGCTTCGCTGTCTAGGCTGAGCTACACCACCATCAGCACGCTGGGGCCCGGCTGA